From a single Streptomyces sp. NBC_01264 genomic region:
- a CDS encoding NAD(P)/FAD-dependent oxidoreductase yields the protein MTERGAPRPRTAVIGGGVSGLTAAYVLARSHEVTLYEADDRLGGHAHTHELKGPDGVVRSVDSGFIVHNDRTYPQLLRLFGELGVATRPTTMSLSVHCEGCGLEYAGARGPRGLFARRRSAVNPQYLRMLARIPAFHRRARRLLATDARTGSGPSETTLAEFLERGRFGAYFTAHFAIPLVASVWSCPPDTALGYPARYLFRFLEHHGMLSVGGSPNWRTVEGGSARYVERVRERLDAVYLATPVRALARSPRGVSVTTAGGATDLYDAVVVAVHADQALRLLADPTDAERAALGAFRYSRNRTVLHTDTSVLPRTPGARGCWNYRLSGCRPSDAHVRVSYDMNRLQGLDGPEPYVVTLNADGAVRPDSVLAEMEYEHPVYTTESVAAQRLLPALSGPVTAFAGAYHGWGFHEDGCRSGVAAAAALGVTW from the coding sequence ATGACCGAACGAGGGGCGCCGCGCCCGAGGACGGCCGTGATCGGCGGGGGCGTGTCGGGGCTGACGGCGGCGTACGTCCTGGCGCGCTCGCACGAGGTGACCTTGTACGAGGCGGACGACCGGCTGGGCGGGCACGCGCACACGCACGAGCTGAAGGGTCCGGACGGGGTGGTCCGATCGGTGGATTCGGGGTTCATCGTCCACAACGACCGCACCTATCCCCAGCTGCTACGCCTATTCGGCGAGCTGGGGGTGGCCACCCGGCCGACGACGATGAGCCTGTCGGTCCACTGCGAGGGGTGCGGGCTGGAGTACGCGGGCGCCCGCGGGCCGCGCGGGCTGTTCGCCCGGCGCCGGTCCGCCGTGAACCCGCAGTACCTGCGGATGCTGGCGCGGATCCCGGCGTTCCACCGGCGGGCCAGGCGGCTGCTGGCCACCGACGCCCGCACCGGCTCGGGCCCGTCGGAGACGACCCTGGCCGAGTTCCTGGAACGGGGCCGTTTCGGGGCGTACTTCACCGCGCACTTCGCGATCCCGCTGGTCGCCTCGGTGTGGTCCTGCCCGCCGGACACGGCGCTCGGCTATCCGGCCCGGTACCTGTTCCGGTTCCTGGAGCACCACGGCATGCTGTCGGTCGGCGGCTCGCCGAACTGGCGTACGGTCGAGGGCGGCTCGGCGCGCTACGTGGAGCGGGTCCGCGAACGGCTGGACGCCGTGTACCTGGCCACCCCCGTACGGGCCCTCGCGCGCTCCCCGCGGGGCGTGTCGGTCACCACCGCCGGCGGGGCCACCGACCTCTACGACGCGGTGGTCGTCGCCGTCCACGCCGATCAGGCGCTGCGCCTGCTGGCCGATCCAACGGACGCGGAACGCGCCGCGCTCGGCGCCTTCCGGTACTCCCGCAACCGGACCGTGCTGCACACCGACACCTCGGTGCTGCCGCGCACCCCCGGCGCCCGGGGCTGCTGGAACTACCGGCTGTCGGGGTGCCGCCCGTCCGACGCGCACGTACGGGTCAGCTACGACATGAACCGGCTCCAGGGACTGGACGGGCCCGAGCCGTACGTGGTCACGCTGAACGCGGACGGGGCGGTGCGGCCCGATTCGGTCCTGGCGGAGATGGAGTACGAACACCCCGTCTACACCACGGAGTCGGTGGCGGCCCAGCGGCTCCTGCCGGCCCTGTCGGGGCCGGTGACGGCCTTCGCCGGGGCCTACCACGGGTGGGGGTTCCACGAGGACGGCTGCCGCTCGGGCGTGGCGGCGGCCGCCGCGCTGGGGGTGACGTGGTGA
- a CDS encoding DUF1365 domain-containing protein has protein sequence MNHGPPGPGPTEPRLYPTEPRLYLADIRHVRSGGSRYRLRHRTYLWLVDLDRLPRLPRPLRPLARFEARDHFGGGAPSIRAGLDAFLAARGSGLPPGSRVLMLAHARVLGHVFNPLTVYWCHGPDGSLRQVVAEVHNTYGERHCYLLPPETARDDRGALGDLGVSPVPKEFYVSPFLSVEGAYRMQLPEPGEHLTLTVRLAGGTDGARLTATVRGERRPAGARGLLRAALRRPWSTAAVSAGIRFHGVRLWLRGLPVRPRPVHVPQEGLK, from the coding sequence GTGAACCACGGCCCGCCGGGGCCCGGCCCGACCGAGCCCCGCCTCTACCCGACCGAGCCCCGCCTCTACCTGGCCGACATCCGGCACGTCCGGTCGGGCGGGAGCCGCTACCGGCTGCGGCACCGCACGTACCTGTGGCTGGTGGACCTCGACCGACTCCCGCGCCTGCCCCGGCCGTTGCGGCCGCTCGCCCGGTTCGAGGCGCGTGACCACTTCGGCGGCGGCGCCCCCTCGATCCGGGCCGGACTCGACGCCTTCCTCGCGGCGCGCGGATCCGGACTCCCCCCGGGGTCACGGGTGTTGATGCTGGCGCACGCCCGGGTGCTCGGCCACGTCTTCAACCCGCTGACCGTGTACTGGTGCCACGGCCCGGACGGCTCCCTGCGCCAGGTGGTCGCCGAGGTGCACAACACGTACGGCGAACGGCACTGCTACCTGCTTCCTCCGGAGACCGCCCGGGACGACCGCGGCGCCCTTGGTGACCTCGGCGTGTCCCCGGTCCCCAAGGAGTTCTACGTCTCCCCCTTCCTCTCCGTGGAAGGGGCCTACCGCATGCAGCTGCCCGAACCGGGCGAACACCTGACCCTGACCGTCCGGCTGGCCGGCGGGACGGACGGTGCCCGCCTGACCGCGACCGTCCGCGGCGAACGCCGCCCCGCCGGCGCCCGCGGACTGCTGCGCGCCGCGCTGCGCCGGCCCTGGTCCACCGCCGCCGTCAGCGCCGGCATCCGCTTCCACGGCGTCCGGCTGTGGCTGCGCGGGCTGCCCGTCCGGCCGCGCCCCGTCCACGTACCCCAGGAGGGCCTGAAGTGA
- a CDS encoding SAM-dependent methyltransferase, with protein sequence MSTSTTTNTAAPAVPPCSRARAAVGRLLIRRALDRLPLQVRMGPDGTLGRGGPAMAVYDPDAFERRIAAEGLIGFGESYLAGEWDARDPVAVLTVLAGHVTGLVPAPLQRLRGLWASRHPASERNTPDGSRTNVRRHYDLSNELFAEFLDPTMTYSSAVFRTLPAGPEQLAEAQHRKIDMLLDLAGTGPGTRLLEIGTGWGELAVRAAQRGAHVVTLTLSREQRELALRRIAAAGLSDRVEVRLCDYREAEGSYDAIVSVEMIEAVGAEYWPVYFATLDRLLAPGGRVALQAITMPHERMLATRDTYTWIHKYIFPGGMLPSVRAVEEMARSHTGLRVTRSEAYGAHYAQTLRLWRERFAERADRVAELGFDATFRRMWTFYLAYCEAGFASGYLDVHQFLLTRTAPEGLAAGGLAAGGGPR encoded by the coding sequence GTGAGCACGTCGACCACCACCAACACCGCCGCCCCGGCCGTGCCGCCCTGCTCCCGGGCCAGGGCCGCCGTCGGGCGGCTGCTGATCCGCCGGGCCCTGGACCGGCTGCCGCTCCAGGTCCGGATGGGCCCCGACGGGACCCTGGGGCGGGGCGGCCCCGCGATGGCGGTGTACGACCCGGACGCCTTCGAACGCCGGATCGCCGCCGAGGGGCTGATCGGCTTCGGCGAGTCGTACCTGGCCGGGGAATGGGACGCGCGCGACCCGGTCGCCGTCCTGACGGTGCTGGCCGGGCACGTGACGGGGCTGGTCCCGGCCCCGCTCCAGCGGCTGCGCGGCCTGTGGGCCTCCCGGCACCCGGCCTCGGAGCGCAACACCCCGGACGGCTCGAGGACGAACGTCCGGCGCCACTACGACCTGTCGAACGAGCTGTTCGCGGAGTTCCTCGATCCGACGATGACCTACTCCTCGGCGGTGTTCCGCACCCTGCCCGCCGGCCCGGAGCAGCTCGCCGAGGCCCAGCACCGCAAGATCGACATGCTGCTGGACCTGGCGGGGACCGGTCCCGGCACCCGGCTGCTGGAGATCGGCACGGGCTGGGGCGAGCTGGCCGTACGGGCCGCCCAGCGCGGTGCCCACGTGGTCACCCTGACCCTGTCGCGGGAGCAGCGGGAGCTGGCCCTGCGCCGGATCGCGGCCGCCGGGCTGTCCGACCGCGTCGAGGTGCGGCTGTGCGACTACCGGGAGGCCGAGGGCAGTTACGACGCCATCGTGAGCGTCGAGATGATCGAGGCGGTCGGCGCCGAGTACTGGCCGGTGTACTTCGCCACGCTGGACCGGCTGCTGGCGCCGGGCGGGCGGGTCGCGCTCCAGGCGATCACCATGCCGCACGAGCGGATGCTCGCCACCAGGGACACGTACACCTGGATCCACAAGTACATCTTCCCCGGCGGCATGCTGCCGTCGGTGCGGGCGGTGGAGGAGATGGCGCGCTCGCACACCGGGCTGCGCGTGACCCGCTCCGAGGCCTACGGGGCCCACTACGCGCAGACGCTGCGGCTGTGGCGGGAACGCTTCGCCGAGCGGGCCGACCGGGTGGCGGAGCTGGGCTTCGACGCGACGTTCCGCCGGATGTGGACCTTCTACCTGGCCTACTGCGAGGCCGGTTTCGCCTCCGGCTACCTCGACGTGCACCAGTTCCTGCTGACGCGCACGGCCCCGGAGGGGCTCGCGGCCGGGGGGCTCGCGGCGGGCGGTGGCCCCCGGTGA
- a CDS encoding DUF1295 domain-containing protein yields MLAAFAVGVRLGRHRGVDVAWGLGFVAVAVATYAQSGGRHPLPAALSVVWGLRLAGHIAWRGRGHGEDPRYERMLAKAPGNRNAYALRMVYLLQAGLVWLVSLPVQAAAYATGRPGALAVAGAALWLGGLLFEGVGDHQLARFKADPANRGRIMDRGLWSWTRHPNYFGDFCVWWGLSLTAWTSGAAVAVSVVSPLVMSYLLIGGSGKRLLERHMAERPGYAAYRARTSGFLPRPPRRHRRSERV; encoded by the coding sequence ATGCTGGCCGCCTTCGCCGTCGGGGTCCGGCTGGGCAGGCACCGCGGGGTGGACGTGGCCTGGGGCCTGGGCTTCGTCGCCGTCGCCGTGGCCACGTACGCGCAGTCGGGCGGCCGGCACCCGCTGCCGGCCGCCCTGTCGGTGGTGTGGGGCCTGCGGCTGGCCGGGCACATCGCGTGGCGGGGCCGGGGACACGGCGAGGACCCGCGCTACGAGCGGATGCTCGCGAAGGCCCCGGGCAACCGGAACGCGTACGCGCTGCGCATGGTCTACCTGCTCCAGGCGGGCCTGGTCTGGCTGGTCTCGCTGCCCGTACAGGCGGCGGCGTACGCGACCGGGCGCCCCGGGGCCCTGGCCGTGGCGGGCGCCGCGCTGTGGCTGGGCGGGCTGCTCTTCGAGGGGGTCGGCGACCACCAGCTGGCCCGCTTCAAGGCCGATCCCGCGAACCGGGGGCGGATCATGGACCGGGGCCTGTGGTCCTGGACCCGGCACCCGAACTACTTCGGCGACTTCTGCGTGTGGTGGGGGCTGTCGCTGACCGCCTGGACCTCGGGCGCGGCGGTGGCGGTGTCGGTGGTCTCCCCGCTGGTGATGTCGTACCTGCTGATCGGCGGCAGCGGGAAGCGGCTGCTGGAGCGGCACATGGCGGAGCGCCCCGGCTACGCCGCGTACCGGGCCCGCACCAGCGGATTCCTGCCCCGGCCGCCGCGGCGCCACCGCAGGTCAGAGCGGGTTTGA
- a CDS encoding Lrp/AsnC family transcriptional regulator, with protein sequence MAVDELDTRILRLLIEQPRTSVREYARILGVARGTLQARLDRLERTGVITGTGPVLSPAALGHPVLAFVHIEVTQGHLDEVGDALASVPEIIEAFSITGGGDLLTRVAARDNAHLEDVIQRLIRLPGVVRTRTEVALRERVAHRLLPLVESVGRAARKP encoded by the coding sequence ATGGCGGTGGACGAGCTCGACACACGGATCCTGCGCCTGCTGATCGAGCAGCCGCGTACCAGCGTCCGGGAGTACGCCCGGATCCTCGGCGTCGCGCGCGGCACCCTCCAGGCCCGGCTCGACCGGCTGGAGCGTACCGGGGTGATCACCGGGACCGGGCCCGTGCTCTCCCCCGCCGCCCTCGGACATCCCGTCCTGGCCTTCGTGCACATCGAGGTCACCCAGGGGCACCTGGACGAGGTCGGCGACGCGCTGGCCTCCGTACCGGAGATCATCGAGGCCTTCTCCATCACCGGCGGCGGGGACCTGCTGACCCGGGTGGCCGCGCGGGACAACGCGCATCTGGAGGACGTCATCCAACGGCTGATCCGGCTGCCCGGGGTGGTGCGCACCCGTACCGAGGTCGCGCTGCGCGAGCGGGTGGCGCACCGGCTCCTGCCCCTGGTCGAGTCCGTGGGACGAGCGGCACGGAAGCCCTGA
- a CDS encoding HAD family hydrolase has translation MISVIFDLDGTLVDSEPNYYESGRRTLERHGVPDFTWEQHARYIGIGTLETLEILRDEYGITTPVEQLLAEQNAAYLELARTHTEAYPEMRAFVRRLHSEGVPMAVASGSSLEAIDAVLAGTGLDALLTTVVSAEEVAQGKPAPDVFLEAARRLGAEPADCVVVEDAAPGALAAHAAGMRCVAIPYVAAMADDPAFAAAGLLFPSGQTEFSAESAYTWLTTAQAA, from the coding sequence ATGATCTCCGTCATATTCGATCTCGACGGCACCCTCGTGGACAGCGAGCCGAACTACTACGAGTCCGGACGGCGCACCCTGGAGCGCCACGGCGTCCCCGATTTCACCTGGGAGCAGCACGCCCGGTACATCGGCATCGGCACGCTGGAAACCCTGGAGATCCTCCGGGACGAGTACGGCATCACGACCCCGGTGGAGCAGTTGCTCGCCGAGCAGAACGCCGCCTATCTGGAGCTGGCCCGGACCCACACCGAGGCCTACCCCGAGATGCGCGCGTTCGTGCGGCGGCTGCACTCCGAGGGCGTCCCGATGGCGGTGGCCTCGGGTTCCTCGCTCGAGGCGATCGACGCGGTCCTGGCGGGCACCGGGCTGGACGCGCTGCTGACGACGGTGGTCTCCGCCGAGGAGGTCGCGCAGGGCAAGCCCGCCCCGGACGTGTTCCTGGAGGCGGCACGGCGGCTGGGCGCGGAGCCCGCCGACTGCGTGGTCGTCGAGGACGCGGCGCCGGGAGCGCTGGCCGCGCACGCGGCGGGCATGCGGTGCGTGGCGATCCCGTACGTGGCGGCCATGGCCGACGACCCGGCCTTCGCGGCGGCCGGGCTGCTCTTCCCCTCCGGGCAGACGGAGTTCAGCGCGGAGAGCGCCTACACCTGGCTCACCACCGCGCAGGCGGCCTGA
- a CDS encoding cytochrome P450 gives MPPGAERGPRRWPLVGNLPAFARDPLAFFESLRDEYGDWVPWALGPQRNVLVSRPEHAGELLGAVESTFSPTELGWAFRQLLGNGVVVATGEDWRRKRALVQPSVRPRQVRSYAGTMVECADALVSGWSDGARIDLHREMAGLTQRIAVRTLFGSDAAGREAPISAAMATAQRELGAEFRGVTMFLPPWVQTPGRRRMRAAVDVLDREIEHVIREHEAASAAGEERDDLLSRLLSARDENGGPLSRKELRDESITLYIGGHETTSTTLTWAWQLLSGAPEARERLTEELDRVLGGRLPTYEDYARLPWTQQVVKEALRIYPPIWLISAVAGEGATLGGRPVPAGLSVWISPWSMHRDARWFPEPEAFRPERWSAEAAASHQIPEHAWFPFGGGPRACLGARFALVEAALVLAVVAQRFHLDSGPTHARVLPGLTLQPRDPVLATLRAHRP, from the coding sequence ATGCCCCCGGGCGCCGAGCGCGGACCGCGCCGCTGGCCCCTGGTGGGGAACCTCCCGGCCTTCGCCCGTGATCCGCTGGCCTTCTTCGAATCGCTGCGCGACGAGTACGGGGACTGGGTGCCCTGGGCGCTCGGCCCGCAGCGCAACGTCCTGGTCTCGCGGCCGGAGCACGCCGGTGAACTGCTCGGGGCCGTGGAGTCCACCTTCAGCCCGACCGAACTGGGCTGGGCCTTCCGGCAGTTGCTGGGCAACGGGGTGGTCGTGGCCACCGGCGAGGACTGGCGGCGCAAGCGGGCGCTGGTCCAGCCCTCGGTGCGCCCGCGCCAAGTGCGCTCGTACGCGGGCACGATGGTGGAGTGCGCCGACGCGCTGGTCTCGGGCTGGAGCGACGGCGCGCGGATCGACCTGCACCGGGAGATGGCCGGACTCACCCAACGCATCGCGGTGCGCACCCTGTTCGGGAGCGACGCCGCCGGCCGGGAAGCGCCGATCAGCGCGGCCATGGCCACCGCACAGCGCGAACTGGGCGCCGAGTTCCGGGGCGTGACGATGTTCCTGCCGCCCTGGGTGCAAACCCCGGGCCGGCGCCGGATGCGGGCAGCCGTGGACGTCCTCGACCGCGAGATCGAGCACGTCATACGGGAGCACGAGGCGGCCTCGGCGGCCGGTGAGGAGCGGGACGACCTGCTCAGCAGGCTCCTCTCCGCACGCGACGAGAATGGCGGTCCACTGTCGCGCAAGGAGCTGCGGGACGAGTCGATCACCCTGTACATCGGCGGCCACGAGACCACGTCGACCACCCTGACCTGGGCCTGGCAACTGCTCTCGGGGGCGCCGGAGGCCCGCGAGCGGCTGACGGAGGAGCTGGACCGGGTACTCGGCGGCCGGCTGCCGACGTACGAGGACTACGCACGGCTGCCCTGGACCCAGCAGGTGGTCAAGGAGGCGCTGCGGATCTACCCGCCGATCTGGCTGATCTCCGCGGTTGCCGGGGAAGGCGCCACGCTCGGCGGCCGCCCGGTCCCGGCGGGCCTGTCGGTGTGGATCAGCCCCTGGTCGATGCACCGGGACGCGCGCTGGTTCCCGGAGCCGGAGGCCTTCCGCCCCGAGCGCTGGTCCGCCGAAGCGGCCGCCTCCCACCAGATCCCGGAACACGCCTGGTTCCCCTTCGGCGGCGGCCCGCGCGCCTGCCTGGGTGCCCGCTTCGCCCTGGTCGAGGCCGCCCTGGTGCTGGCCGTCGTGGCCCAGCGCTTCCACCTGGACAGCGGCCCGACCCACGCGAGGGTCCTCCCGGGACTCACCCTCCAGCCCAGGGACCCGGTCCTGGCCACCCTCCGCGCACACCGCCCCTGA
- a CDS encoding putative leader peptide: MLRPVMLTTRGHIDLLRVASAACCRGC; the protein is encoded by the coding sequence ATGTTGCGTCCAGTCATGCTCACCACGCGCGGTCACATCGACCTGCTGCGGGTGGCCTCCGCCGCGTGTTGTCGCGGCTGCTGA